GACCTTCATGTGTCCTCCTCCTCGCCGAGCAGTGCGCTCAGGTTGCCGCCGAGCACCGCGGCGCGGTCCCCGTCCTCCAATGGCCAGTCGGTGACGCGCCGCAGCTCGGCGGCCGGCACCGTGTAGGGCGCGTCGGTCGAGAAGACCAGTCGCGACGTCCCGATCTCCGGGTCGCGTGCGAGCTCGGAGAGGACGGTGTCCCACGGCGCGTAGCAGGTGTCGCCGTAGACGTTCGGCGCGTGCCGCAGCGCGGGTGCGGCGTCGATCCAGAAGTCCGTCGCGCCGCTGCGACCCATCACGAAGCGCAGGTCGTCGTGCCGGCGCGCGAGGGTCGCGAGCGGCAGGGGCACCGCGCTCGGCGGCGTGCCGGTGCGCACGTACGCGAACCAGCCGGCGTCGGCCGCGAACCGCAGCAACGGGTCGACGAGGCCGTCGAGCAGGTCGAAGCCCTGGAGCACCGAGTCGACGGCCAGCGCACGAGCGCCGTGGTCGCGCGCCCAGGCGAGCTCGTCGAGTGCCGCCTCGCCGCGCCACGGGTTGGCGACGGCGTACGGGAGCAGCCGGCCACCGGCCGCCGCCGCGGCCGTCGTCGTGGCCTCGTTGCCGGCCCGGTTGTCGTA
The genomic region above belongs to Streptosporangiales bacterium and contains:
- a CDS encoding amidohydrolase family protein, with amino-acid sequence MIVDAHVRLGRGREVALDADTLLTTMDTLGIDRALVAPDERCIAYDNRAGNEATTTAAAAAGGRLLPYAVANPWRGEAALDELAWARDHGARALAVDSVLQGFDLLDGLVDPLLRFAADAGWFAYVRTGTPPSAVPLPLATLARRHDDLRFVMGRSGATDFWIDAAPALRHAPNVYGDTCYAPWDTVLSELARDPEIGTSRLVFSTDAPYTVPAAELRRVTDWPLEDGDRAAVLGGNLSALLGEEEDT